CTCACTTCCACTACGTGATGGTTTCGGGCGTGACCGCGCTGGTCGCCGGTATCTACTACTGGTGGCCAAAGATCAGCGGGAAGATGTACGACGAGACCCTCGGAAAGATCCACTTCGCGATCTACTTCTTCGGGTTCAACCTGCTCTACTTCCCGATGTTCCTCGCCTGGGAGACCCCACGACGCGTCTTCCACTTCAGTGAGGGGTTAGAGATCTACCACCAGCTCGCGACGGTCGGCGCGTTCATCTTCGGCGCGTCGTTCCTACTCATGTTCTACATCCTGGGCAAGAGCCTGATTTCGGGGCCGGACGCGCCGGACAACCCGTGGGAGTTCTCCCGCACGGCTGAGTGGGCGGTTCCGTCCCCGCCCCCGCTCGAAAACTGGTCTGGTCGCCCGAGTTACGCGAGCGGTCGCCTCGAGTTCGTCGACGACGAGCCTGGCGCCGCAACCGACGGCGGGACCGTCGCCGTTCCCGAAACAGGCCAGGGTCACGCGACGCCGGCAACGGTTCAGCACGCCCACGAGGAAGAACACGCCGACCACGCCAGCATCTGGCCGTTCGGAGTCGGGCTCTCACTGGCCGTCTTCTTCCTCGGGCTGGCCGGATTGACGCCGTACGTCGCCGAATTCGCCGCAGCGAATGGGGCCGACGTCTCCGCCCAGGAGCCGACCCTTCTCTCTCCGGCGCTGATCGTTCTCGGGGTGGGGATGCTCGGCTACACCCTCTGGAACTTCGGCATGGAACAGTTCAACCCCCCGGTGATGGACGTCGCCGAGCGCTGGCCGTTCGAGGGCGTCAACAACACGAAGCTCGGCGTCTGGTTCTTCCTGGCGTCGGACGTGGTCGTCTTCGGGGCGGCCATTGGCGCGTTTGTGTTCATGCGCATCCACATGGGGTGGTCTGCCTGGGAGTTCGACGCGATCCCCATGGCCGGACTCGTCAACACCTACATCCTGTTGACCTCGAGTTTCACGGTCATCCTGGCGCTGGTGATGGCCGAACGCGGGAACAAGAAGGGCCTGCTCGCCACGATGAGCGCGACAGTCCTGCTCGGCCTGACGTTCATGGGCGTCAAGGGCTGGGAGTGGGGCCAAAAGTTCTCCCACGGCGACTACTGGTTCAACGGCCTCGAGTACTCGATCTACTACGTCACGACGGGGCTTCACGCTCTGCACGTGATCCTGGGGCTGCTCGTCGCTGGCTTCATGATCTACCGCGTGGCCACGGTCGACGCTTACCTCGAGGATCACCGGCCGGTCGAGTACTTCGGGCTCTACTGGCACTTCGTCGACATCGTCTGGGTGTTCCTCTTCCCGCTGTTCTACCTGATGTAGGCGGCGGGCAGAGCCCGGACTGGCTGTTTTCGCGTTCGAGGCTGTTTTCGAGGATCCGTCTCAGTTTCGTCTTCGGATCACCTAGAACAGTGTGTTCCGCAGTCGATTCGCATAACCGTTCGAGAAGTACGTGCGATGTGGCTCGACAAATTGACGTCGTCTGGTCTTCGCTACCGCCGTCGAGTCCCTACTCGGGTTGCGGCGTCGGCAACGACCGGTGCCGTCGCGGCGGAACCAGGTAGTTCGCCCGACGTCGAACGGTCATGTACTGGAGGATGCCGTTGTTCGTCCGCGCGCCGATCGCGGACTGCTCGGCGACGTCGGTCCCGTTCATCGCCTCGCGTGTTTTTACGAAGTCCTGGATGCGACGCTGGTGGGAGAGGAAGTGAAGCCCCGCCTCGTCGGCGTCCGTCGAATTGAAGTCCCGGCGAAGGATGATCGGTTCGTCGTTCTCGCGGGCACGCGCCGACTTCTGGGAGTGGCCTACGGTCCCGTACTCGCGGGCGTCCTCAAGCGTGTCCGCTGGGCAGTTGCCAAGTTGACTCGAGTCGCCGAGATTGTCGCCCGCGCCCTCGATTTTCCCCTCGTCGGCGTGGGCCGGGCAGAACATCTTCCGTTCGCGAATCGTTCGACTGTCCTGTTCGTACCACTGGTCGAGCGAGAGACGAATGCGAGAGAGGTGGGTCGTGGTTCCCTCGGCGAACGGTCCCTCCTGGATCGTCACACGGTCCTCGGTGGCCTGGTTCTTCTTGAATCCGGATTTGAAGCCCATGAACATCGGGGCGTCCTCGGAGACGGGTTCGCTGTCGGGAATTCCGCGAACGCCATCCTGGTTCTTCGCGGGTAATCCGGCGCCTGTGAACCCGGTTCGGCGTTCCTCGACCTCGAGGATGCCCTCGACTGTGGTTTCGACGTCGACGCCGTTGATCGACTGGAGTTCGCCGGTGAGTGCCTCCTCGGCGCTCAACACGACCGACCCGCGGTCGCTGGCGAGGTGGACCATGGCGTCGTAGCTGTCGAACTCGGGCGTTTCGATGGGCGCGAGCGCCGTCGGTTCGGGGAGGTCGACGTGCTCGGTGAGGGTCTCATCGAACCGGTCGAAGTAGGCGGGGCCGTAGCCGACGGTGAACAGCAAGCCCTCGTTGCTCCGGGCGTACGCTCGCTCGAGGGTTTCGAACGCCGTCTCCACTTGTTCGCGCTCCTCGTCGGTCGGACCGTCGCCGACGTATGCGAGGTGGAGAGCGACGTGGTGTTCGGGGACGAGCGGGTTGCCGTGCTTGTCGGTCCGCTGGGCGGCCGTCCAGGCGTGCTGGCGCTCGGGGAGAGCCTCGAGTTCGTCGGTGTCGGCGCCTCGAGGCGGGGCGTCCGCATCTCCGCTCTCTCGATCGAGGCAGGCGGAGAGGGCGCTCGCGCCGCCGATGGCGACGGCACTGCGGACGAAGGACCGGCGCGAAATCGTGCGCGACGAACGCGTCATATATCGGCTCTCGGGACTGCGCGGTAATGGGGGTTGTGGTGGGGTCGTGCGGTGGTGAGGTGGCGGGTCGAGAGGTGGCAATCGGTGAAGTGTGTGGTGACAGGTGTGAGAGGACGTGATGGTAGTTGGCGAGGTATGAGATGGTAGTTGGCGAGGTATGAGATGGCAGTTGGTGAGAAGGTGAACGCACCCCACGTGACCGACAGGTGCTTTGCCATTCGCCACGTTCGCTGCTACCATGGAACAACTCGAGGTGTTCGAGACGATCGACGCTCCACCGGAGACCGTCTGGCAGGTCCTTCTCGAGTTCGACGCCTATCCCGAGTGGAACCCGTTTCTCCGCTCCGTCGAGGGACTCCCCGTCGAAGGGGAGCGGCTGATGATTCGCGTCCGGTTGCCGGGTGGTCGAAGCCGGACGATCTGGACCAGGGTTCTCACCGTCGAGACGAACCGTCGGCTCGTCTGGCTCGGTCGGCTGGGAGTTCCGTTCGCCTTCGACGGCTACCACGAATTCCACCTCGAGCCGATCGACGGCGGGCGACGAACGCAGCTGCTCCAGCGGGAGACGTTTCGAGGAGCGCTGGTTCCAGTGCTGTTTCACCGGCGTCGAATCGAACGAGGTTTTCGTGCGATGAACCGGGGACTCAAGGAGCGAGCGGAGCACCGGGTTCGGGCGACCGCCTGAACGTTGTTTTGAGAGGGTCGACACGCCGAGAACGCAATCTGGCGACCGGTCAGGATGGCGGCTCGAGCTCCGTCAGCGCCTCGAGGGACGTGATCTCGTGGGTAGGCTCGCCGTCGTAGCCGAAGTCTGTGAACGCGTAGTTCTCACGGTGGGACCGACGGATGAACGCCGAGTCGATCTCGAGGGCCTCCGCGACCGCGACATCGACCCAGCTGTCGCCGACGTACAGCGGGTTCGAACACGCCAGGTCGTCGATCGCTCGCTCGAGGTAGTACGGCGTGGGCTTCTTTCGTCTGATGCCGTCGACGGTCGGCTCGCGGCCGTAGTACGGGTCGAAGGCTTCGAGTTCGAAGTGGGCGACGATATTCTCGATGGTCTCGTGCTGGTTGTTGCTCACGATAGCCATTGGGACGTCGACGGTTTCGAGTGTCGTCACGTCGTCGTAGAGCGTCTTGTTCCCGTCCAGGAGTTCCTCGCGCTGGACTTCGATCGCCGCCCGTTCGCGGGCCGCCCAGAGTGACTCCGTCTCGAGGCCGTACCGATCAGTGACGGCCTCGAGTTCGTCGATCGTCGGGGAGATCAGGGTCTCAAGGTCGTCCTGGACGGGGTCGTCGATGCCGTGGCGTTCGAACGCGAGGGTCATCGCTCGTGTCAGCGCCTCGTAGCTTGTCGGAGTCGTCAACACACCGTCGTTGTCGAAGACGACTGCGTCGTATGCCATTCACCGGGGATAGGGGGCGAAAGGGTTTTGGCTTTACGCCGGGTGGGATGTGGGATCGTCCGGTGTCCGGTGTCCGGTGTCCGGTGTCTGGTGTCTGGTGTCCGGTGTCTGGTGTCGGATCGGCAGATCGGCGGACAGCGGGCCGTCGATCACCCGCTGACGACCCGGGAGTTCAAGTACCAGTCCGCGGCCAAAGGGGGGTGATGCACTCCCGTTCGCGTATCCGAGCCCGTTCGCGTATCCAAGCCGTCCGCCGGATCGCTGCTCGTCCCTGTCGACCGCCGACCCAGCGGCACCGATCGAGGTGGCACGATGGGGCATAGAGCGCTCGTCGCCTACCGACGCCCCGACCGACTCTACGACCTCCGGTACAGCCACTGGGGCGGCGACGAACTCAGCGTCTTCGAGTCCCTCTCCGTCGACGCACCGCTCGCAGGTGGACGAATCGACTCCGACCTCCTCGCTGACTCCGTCGCCCTGGACAGCGTCCTCACCGACTACCTCGATCCCTGTGGATACGAGGCGCTGATTCTGGTGTCTCCCGAGTACGAGATTCGCGCCTACCGCGTCTGCTGGCTCGAGTGGGGCGACGGCCGCGAACAGGGTCGAGGCGCGCTCGTCGCCGTCGAACCTGGGGAACGCGACTTCGCTGTCCGGACCTGGTTTCGCGCCACGAAGACCGTCCTGGCCGACGTCGTCGAGATGGGCGTCCTCTCGCGGCGGGCCGCCCAGTCGTACCTCGAGACCCGGATCGCCGAGGACGAGAACGGCTACTTCTACACGTACGGTGACGCTGACGGCGTCGGTGTGGACGACGGACCGGCGGATGCATTCGACGCGTTTCTCGGGAGCGAGGGGCTCGAGTGAAGGTCCACGGGTGAACGACGGGGGCTGTGTGAACCACGGGGGACTCGAAAAACGAAACGCGGTCTACGCTTCGACGTATTCGAACCACTCCTCGTACTCGTCGGTCCGGCGCTCGACGACGTCGAAGAATTTCTGCTGGATCTCCTCGGTGATCGGCCCGCGGGTTCCCTCGCCGATCGTGACGTTGTCGACGCGCTTGATCGGGGTTACCTCCGCGGCGGAGCCAGTGAAGAAGAGTTCGTCGGCCGTGTTGAGTTCGCCTCGGGAGATGGAGACGGTATCGTGGACGGTGTAGCCCAGGTCGCGGGCGATTCGAATGACCGCGTTGCGGGTGATCCCGTCGAGGATCGACTCGGAGAGGCCGGGCGTGAAGATTTCGCCGTCGCGCACGAGGAAGAGGTTCTCTCCGGGGCCCTCTGCGACGTTGCCCTCCTTGTTGAGGACGATGGCTTCGGCGAACCCGTTGCGGCGGGCCTCTTCCCCGGCTAGTAAGCTGTTGACGTACAATCCCGTCGTCTTGGCGTTCGTCGGAATCTGGCTCGAGGCGTGCTTGCGCCAGGACGAAACTTTGACGTCGATGCCGTTCTCGATGGCGTCCTCGCCAAGGTAGGCGCCCCAGGGCCAGACGGCGATGGTGGTCTTCGTCGGACAGTCCTGGGGGCTGACGCCGAGACTCTTGTAGCCGTAGTAGACGAGCGGGCGGATGTAACACGACGAGAGGTCCTGGCGGCGGATGAGTTCCTTGGTTGCCTCCGTCAGTTCCTCGTGGGAGTGACCGATTTCCATCTCGTAGGGCTTACAGGACTGAAAGAGGCGGTCGACGTGTTCCTCCCAGCGAAAGAGCGCGGGTCCGTTCTCGGTGTCGTAACAGCGCGCCCCCTCGAAGACGCCGGTCCCGTAGTGGAGTCCGTGCGTGAGGACGTGGATCTGCGCGTCCTCCCAGTCGACGAACTCGCCGTCCATCCAGATCGTGTCGACGTCCATCTCGTCAAATCCCATACCCGGAGGGACGAAGCCCTTCGTAATGAACGTTGGCGATTGCTCGTGCGTCGGTCTCGAGTGTGGTTCGATTGCGCTCGAGCGTATCGCTCGTCTCTCGGCCAGCCGAACGTCTCCCTCGCCGCCTCCGCCACCGTTTTGACCCTCTCGGGCGAGCGTTCGGTATGGACACCGCACTCGTCATCGGCGGCACGCGATTCATCGGCCGCCACCTCGTCACCGACCTCCTCGAACACGACTACGACGTCACCATCTTCAATCGCGGAAACCACGACGACCCCTTCGCAGACGACGAGCGGGTCGATCACGTCCAGGGCGACCGGACGAACGACTCGGCGCTCGAGGCCGCCGCGGCCGACGTCGATCCGGACGCCGTCTTCGACTGCGTGGCCTACTACCCGCGGGACGTGCGCGCGGCCACCGAAATCTTCGCCGGCGTCGACGCCTACGTCTACATCTCGAGCGGGGACGCCTACGGCCGCGAGGAGATTCCCAAGCGGGAAGACGAGACGCCGATGCGACCCTGCACCCCTGACCAGGCGACCGACGAGTCGGACGACACCTACGGCAACCGAAAGGCTGAGGGCGACCGCGCGGTCGTCGCCGCGGCCGACCGTGGGATCAACGCCACGTCGGTCCGCCCCTGTATCGTGTACGGCCCCCACGACTATACCG
This region of Natronosalvus halobius genomic DNA includes:
- a CDS encoding cbb3-type cytochrome c oxidase subunit I, which translates into the protein MSDDFPPMTSVKRWLVTTNHKDVGILYMATALFFLLFGGLMALLFRAHLWQSGGAGLLTDSAYNQAVTAHGLLMVFWFLSPIASGFANYFVPLQIGAKDLAFPRLNALSYWFYLFSGAMFMISFFQGGTFEGGWTMYAPLNVPTYTPAVEATTGGTATVLALMLFVFSITLGTVNFLTTIHRSRAEGLGLWNMPMFTWSWLLTVWMMLFAFAALLAALLLLGVDRIFLTQYFATDQGSSLLWAHVFWFFGHPEVYIVFFPALGIMFETFQTFCGRRLVGRKWVIIAMVLVAVQSFLVWMHHMFLTTINLEIKTLFMATTIGISLPFDLMVFALIYTMVKGRVRFTTPFLFSLGALLLFILGGITGVFLGAVVLDYEFRGTYWVVAHFHYVMVSGVTALVAGIYYWWPKISGKMYDETLGKIHFAIYFFGFNLLYFPMFLAWETPRRVFHFSEGLEIYHQLATVGAFIFGASFLLMFYILGKSLISGPDAPDNPWEFSRTAEWAVPSPPPLENWSGRPSYASGRLEFVDDEPGAATDGGTVAVPETGQGHATPATVQHAHEEEHADHASIWPFGVGLSLAVFFLGLAGLTPYVAEFAAANGADVSAQEPTLLSPALIVLGVGMLGYTLWNFGMEQFNPPVMDVAERWPFEGVNNTKLGVWFFLASDVVVFGAAIGAFVFMRIHMGWSAWEFDAIPMAGLVNTYILLTSSFTVILALVMAERGNKKGLLATMSATVLLGLTFMGVKGWEWGQKFSHGDYWFNGLEYSIYYVTTGLHALHVILGLLVAGFMIYRVATVDAYLEDHRPVEYFGLYWHFVDIVWVFLFPLFYLM
- a CDS encoding Dyp-type peroxidase, which produces MTRSSRTISRRSFVRSAVAIGGASALSACLDRESGDADAPPRGADTDELEALPERQHAWTAAQRTDKHGNPLVPEHHVALHLAYVGDGPTDEEREQVETAFETLERAYARSNEGLLFTVGYGPAYFDRFDETLTEHVDLPEPTALAPIETPEFDSYDAMVHLASDRGSVVLSAEEALTGELQSINGVDVETTVEGILEVEERRTGFTGAGLPAKNQDGVRGIPDSEPVSEDAPMFMGFKSGFKKNQATEDRVTIQEGPFAEGTTTHLSRIRLSLDQWYEQDSRTIRERKMFCPAHADEGKIEGAGDNLGDSSQLGNCPADTLEDAREYGTVGHSQKSARARENDEPIILRRDFNSTDADEAGLHFLSHQRRIQDFVKTREAMNGTDVAEQSAIGARTNNGILQYMTVRRRANYLVPPRRHRSLPTPQPE
- a CDS encoding SRPBCC domain-containing protein, yielding MEQLEVFETIDAPPETVWQVLLEFDAYPEWNPFLRSVEGLPVEGERLMIRVRLPGGRSRTIWTRVLTVETNRRLVWLGRLGVPFAFDGYHEFHLEPIDGGRRTQLLQRETFRGALVPVLFHRRRIERGFRAMNRGLKERAEHRVRATA
- a CDS encoding HAD family hydrolase codes for the protein MAYDAVVFDNDGVLTTPTSYEALTRAMTLAFERHGIDDPVQDDLETLISPTIDELEAVTDRYGLETESLWAARERAAIEVQREELLDGNKTLYDDVTTLETVDVPMAIVSNNQHETIENIVAHFELEAFDPYYGREPTVDGIRRKKPTPYYLERAIDDLACSNPLYVGDSWVDVAVAEALEIDSAFIRRSHRENYAFTDFGYDGEPTHEITSLEALTELEPPS
- a CDS encoding DUF6735 family protein, which translates into the protein MGHRALVAYRRPDRLYDLRYSHWGGDELSVFESLSVDAPLAGGRIDSDLLADSVALDSVLTDYLDPCGYEALILVSPEYEIRAYRVCWLEWGDGREQGRGALVAVEPGERDFAVRTWFRATKTVLADVVEMGVLSRRAAQSYLETRIAEDENGYFYTYGDADGVGVDDGPADAFDAFLGSEGLE
- a CDS encoding branched-chain amino acid transaminase → MGFDEMDVDTIWMDGEFVDWEDAQIHVLTHGLHYGTGVFEGARCYDTENGPALFRWEEHVDRLFQSCKPYEMEIGHSHEELTEATKELIRRQDLSSCYIRPLVYYGYKSLGVSPQDCPTKTTIAVWPWGAYLGEDAIENGIDVKVSSWRKHASSQIPTNAKTTGLYVNSLLAGEEARRNGFAEAIVLNKEGNVAEGPGENLFLVRDGEIFTPGLSESILDGITRNAVIRIARDLGYTVHDTVSISRGELNTADELFFTGSAAEVTPIKRVDNVTIGEGTRGPITEEIQQKFFDVVERRTDEYEEWFEYVEA
- a CDS encoding NAD-dependent epimerase/dehydratase family protein gives rise to the protein MDTALVIGGTRFIGRHLVTDLLEHDYDVTIFNRGNHDDPFADDERVDHVQGDRTNDSALEAAAADVDPDAVFDCVAYYPRDVRAATEIFAGVDAYVYISSGDAYGREEIPKREDETPMRPCTPDQATDESDDTYGNRKAEGDRAVVAAADRGINATSVRPCIVYGPHDYTERMDFWLDRVLEYDRVIVPGDGTNVWHRAYVEDVASALRIVAERGEPGEFYNVGDRRIVTLEEMVDLIADAAGRDVEVVHAGPRELEAGGLSTDEYVLYRDYPHVLSTAKLANLGWESTPLQEAMMRTLEEHEVSGRDGSEYDPGRDAEERVLGILDTL